The following coding sequences are from one Lipingzhangella halophila window:
- the thiS gene encoding sulfur carrier protein ThiS, producing the protein MDVIINGERRDLAPHTTVAAVVDSLTETTTGIAVAVNDEVVPKASWADTEVTENDRVDVLTAVQGG; encoded by the coding sequence GTGGACGTGATCATCAACGGGGAGCGCCGCGACCTGGCGCCGCACACGACGGTGGCCGCCGTCGTCGACTCCCTGACCGAGACGACCACCGGCATCGCCGTGGCCGTCAACGACGAAGTGGTCCCCAAGGCCAGCTGGGCCGATACCGAGGTCACCGAGAACGACCGGGTGGACGTGCTCACCGCGGTCCAGGGAGGCTGA
- the thiO gene encoding glycine oxidase ThiO has product MRNNTSSDLIVVGSGLVGLVTAWRAAQRGLSVTVISQENRNAASVVAAGMLTPATEATFGEEPLMRFGTLSRDRYPAFITELEDESGLPAGFRTTGTLQIAFDADDLAKLRDLSELQTRLGIKTERLTSRECRRMEPMLAPSVRGGILAPDDHSVDPRLLADALWAAAERNGVGGIRDRVTEVLVSDDRARGVRLESGGEIGADQVVLAAGAWTSSIGGLPDGVLPPLRPVKGQLLRLHTPAGESPIVSRTVRGLVKGSPVYFVPRENGEIVLGATQEELGHDLRLTAGALWGILRDAHELVPGVSELEVAETCVGLRPGSPDNEPLLGPTHLPGLQVAVGHFRHGVLLAPATGDAMAEALTRGELPDYARRFAATREFGSDRNE; this is encoded by the coding sequence GTGCGCAACAACACCTCGTCCGACCTCATCGTGGTGGGAAGCGGACTCGTCGGCCTGGTCACCGCCTGGCGAGCCGCGCAGCGCGGCCTGAGCGTCACCGTTATCTCGCAGGAGAACCGCAACGCGGCCTCCGTTGTCGCGGCGGGCATGCTCACGCCCGCCACCGAGGCCACGTTCGGCGAGGAGCCGCTCATGCGGTTCGGCACCCTCTCCCGCGACCGCTATCCCGCCTTCATCACCGAACTGGAGGACGAGAGCGGGCTACCCGCCGGATTCCGGACCACCGGCACCCTGCAGATCGCCTTCGACGCAGACGACCTGGCCAAGCTGAGGGATCTCAGCGAGCTGCAGACCCGGCTCGGCATCAAGACCGAGCGGCTCACCAGCCGCGAGTGCCGCAGGATGGAGCCGATGCTCGCGCCGTCGGTGCGCGGCGGAATCCTCGCCCCCGACGACCATTCGGTCGACCCGCGGCTGCTCGCGGACGCCCTGTGGGCGGCCGCGGAACGGAACGGGGTGGGCGGAATCCGCGACCGGGTCACCGAGGTCCTGGTCAGCGATGACCGGGCCCGCGGGGTGCGCCTGGAGTCCGGTGGCGAGATCGGAGCCGACCAGGTCGTGCTCGCCGCCGGCGCCTGGACCTCCAGCATCGGCGGGCTGCCCGACGGCGTCCTCCCTCCCCTGCGGCCCGTCAAGGGCCAGTTGCTGCGGTTGCACACGCCCGCCGGCGAGTCCCCGATTGTCTCCCGCACCGTGCGCGGCCTGGTCAAGGGCTCCCCCGTCTACTTCGTGCCCCGCGAGAACGGCGAGATAGTCCTCGGCGCCACCCAGGAGGAGCTCGGCCATGACCTCCGGCTGACGGCCGGGGCGCTCTGGGGGATTCTCCGCGACGCCCACGAGCTGGTGCCCGGCGTGAGCGAGCTGGAGGTCGCGGAGACCTGCGTCGGCCTGCGTCCCGGCTCCCCCGACAACGAGCCGCTTCTGGGGCCCACCCACCTGCCCGGGCTCCAGGTCGCCGTCGGCCACTTCCGGCATGGTGTGCTGCTCGCCCCGGCAACGGGAGACGCGATGGCCGAGGCCCTGACCAGGGGGGAACTACCGGACTACGCCCGGCGGTTCGCCGCCACCCGAGAATTCGGCAGCGACAGGAACGAGTGA
- a CDS encoding molybdopterin-dependent oxidoreductase — MSEHRLPPGQYVPRERSAVYYGPVPRFRPQRWDLRIYGATESLGEYRWSWPEFDQLPRTASVSDFHCVTRFTIPKVHWSGVRTTHLVELAPPAPETTHVMVWAEYGYSANLRMADFLAEEVLLATHCGGERLSAEHGYPVRLVAPHLYGWKSVKWVRAIEYLTADRRGFWEERGYHNVADPWREQRYAYQEEPGQGPPL, encoded by the coding sequence TTGTCGGAGCATCGACTACCGCCGGGGCAGTACGTGCCGCGCGAGCGGTCGGCCGTGTACTACGGCCCGGTACCGCGGTTCCGTCCACAACGCTGGGACCTGCGGATTTACGGGGCAACCGAGTCGCTGGGCGAGTACCGCTGGTCGTGGCCCGAGTTCGACCAGTTGCCGCGGACGGCCTCCGTCTCCGACTTCCACTGCGTGACGAGGTTCACCATCCCCAAGGTCCACTGGAGTGGTGTCCGCACAACGCACCTGGTCGAGTTGGCTCCTCCGGCGCCCGAAACAACGCACGTGATGGTGTGGGCCGAGTACGGCTACAGCGCCAACCTGCGCATGGCCGACTTCCTCGCCGAAGAGGTGCTGCTGGCGACGCACTGCGGGGGCGAGCGGCTCAGCGCCGAGCACGGCTACCCGGTACGCCTGGTGGCGCCGCACCTGTACGGCTGGAAAAGCGTGAAATGGGTGCGCGCCATCGAATACCTCACGGCCGACCGCCGCGGGTTCTGGGAAGAGCGGGGCTACCACAACGTAGCGGACCCGTGGCGCGAACAGCGCTACGCCTACCAGGAGGAACCCGGCCAGGGCCCACCGCTGTAG
- a CDS encoding thiazole synthase, producing the protein MTTQVTATENTTATTGVRDPLVIAGHGFGSRLIMGTGGAPSLHILEEALTASGTEMTTVAMRRVSTQTEGSVWDVLRRNGIRPLPNTAGCFTATEALRTARLAREALGTEWVKLEVVADERTLLPDPVELLDAAEHLVDDGFIVLPYTNDDPVLARRLEQVGCAAVMPLGSPIGSGLGIRNPHNIELIVEQAGVPVILDAGIGTASEAALAMELGCDAVLLASAVTRAHEPVLMASAMRDAVTAGRGARLAGRIPVRRYAEASSPAPE; encoded by the coding sequence ATGACAACACAGGTCACCGCAACCGAGAACACGACCGCGACGACCGGCGTCCGCGACCCCCTTGTCATCGCGGGGCACGGGTTCGGATCGCGCCTCATCATGGGCACCGGCGGGGCGCCCTCACTGCACATCCTGGAGGAGGCGCTGACCGCCTCCGGGACCGAGATGACCACGGTCGCCATGCGCCGGGTGTCCACCCAGACGGAAGGGTCGGTGTGGGACGTGCTGCGCCGCAACGGCATCCGCCCCCTGCCCAACACCGCCGGCTGCTTCACCGCGACCGAAGCCCTGCGCACAGCCAGACTGGCGCGCGAAGCGCTGGGAACCGAGTGGGTCAAGCTCGAGGTCGTGGCCGACGAGCGCACGCTGCTGCCGGATCCGGTGGAGCTGCTCGACGCCGCCGAACACCTCGTTGACGACGGTTTCATCGTCCTGCCCTACACCAACGACGATCCGGTCCTGGCGCGCCGCCTGGAGCAGGTGGGCTGCGCCGCGGTCATGCCGCTGGGCTCGCCGATCGGGTCCGGCCTGGGGATCCGCAACCCGCACAACATCGAGCTGATCGTGGAGCAGGCGGGGGTGCCGGTCATCCTCGACGCCGGTATCGGCACCGCGAGCGAAGCGGCCCTGGCCATGGAGCTCGGCTGCGACGCGGTGCTGCTCGCGTCGGCGGTCACCCGCGCCCACGAGCCCGTGCTGATGGCCTCTGCCATGCGCGACGCCGTCACGGCCGGGCGGGGAGCCCGCCTCGCCGGCCGCATCCCGGTGCGACGCTATGCCGAGGCGTCCTCCCCCGCCCCCGAGTAA
- the pknB gene encoding Stk1 family PASTA domain-containing Ser/Thr kinase: MDMTTADPLVGATLDRRYYVESRIAGGGMATVYVGHDLRLDRRLALKVMHASLARDPSFVRRFINEAHSVAKLSHPNVVQVYDQGNDQGHVFLAMEYVPGSTLRDQLSERGRLAPQSALQIMAAVLAALGSAHQAGIAHRDVKPENVLLTRDGRVKVADFGLARAVEDSQQGQTKTGTVMGTAAYLAPEQIEHGASDARSDVYAAGIMLYELLTGSQPHTGENPIAVAYQHVNNDVPRPSSIVPGIPPEVDQLVTKATERDPRYRPANAGQYLAAVLEVLPSSSAPVSAASSAALPAAGGPAPAAPGGNDTIEVDLEQVPLEDEDRGGERPARPWYMGPAALVGGALVLVVLVGLGWWLLIGRYESVPELAGMEEEAAEERLNRLDLELVVAEDRTYSDSAEAGMIAETSPGFDERILPGETVTVTLSKGPQVVDMPDIVGEPVSDAREQLEDAGISEIEEDEKVSHDEPPGTVLSSDPEPGSDADREEAVTLEVSSGFNVPDVVGSEEDQARTQLEDVGLTVEVEQESSEDVDKGEVMSQDPEGGTTVGAGDTVTLTVSSGEEKIEIPDVTGWKVDDAKKELKDLGFKVKVNEGLIGGDRVQSYRPNGEAKEGDEIQLNVGPFAPNGDGNGRGNGDDDDGDGDGDD; this comes from the coding sequence GTGGACATGACGACTGCGGACCCGCTCGTTGGCGCGACCCTGGACCGGCGTTATTACGTCGAGTCGCGGATCGCGGGCGGCGGTATGGCTACCGTCTACGTGGGGCACGACCTGCGGCTCGACCGCCGGCTGGCGCTGAAGGTCATGCACGCTTCACTTGCGCGCGACCCGTCGTTCGTGCGCCGCTTCATCAACGAGGCCCATTCCGTGGCCAAGCTCTCGCACCCCAACGTCGTCCAGGTCTACGACCAGGGAAACGACCAGGGACACGTCTTCCTGGCCATGGAGTACGTGCCCGGCAGCACGCTGCGCGACCAGCTCAGCGAGCGCGGCCGGCTCGCTCCGCAGTCGGCACTGCAGATCATGGCGGCGGTGCTGGCGGCGCTCGGCTCCGCGCACCAGGCCGGGATCGCGCACCGCGACGTCAAGCCGGAGAACGTCCTGCTGACCCGGGACGGCCGGGTGAAGGTCGCCGACTTCGGGCTGGCCCGCGCGGTCGAGGACTCCCAGCAGGGCCAGACGAAAACCGGGACGGTCATGGGCACCGCCGCCTATCTCGCCCCGGAGCAGATCGAGCACGGCGCCTCCGACGCCCGCTCCGACGTATACGCCGCCGGCATCATGCTCTACGAGCTACTCACCGGCAGCCAACCGCACACCGGCGAGAACCCCATCGCGGTCGCCTACCAGCACGTGAACAACGACGTTCCGCGCCCGTCGTCGATCGTCCCCGGCATCCCCCCAGAGGTCGACCAGCTCGTCACCAAGGCCACCGAGCGCGACCCCCGCTACCGTCCCGCCAACGCCGGGCAGTACCTGGCCGCGGTGCTGGAGGTGCTGCCGTCCAGCTCCGCGCCGGTTTCCGCCGCGTCGAGTGCGGCTCTTCCGGCGGCCGGTGGTCCCGCCCCGGCGGCGCCGGGGGGCAACGACACCATCGAGGTCGACCTGGAGCAGGTGCCCCTGGAGGACGAGGACAGGGGCGGCGAAAGGCCCGCGCGCCCCTGGTACATGGGGCCCGCCGCGCTGGTCGGCGGTGCGCTGGTCCTCGTGGTTCTGGTAGGCCTGGGCTGGTGGCTGCTGATCGGCCGCTACGAGAGCGTTCCCGAGCTCGCCGGTATGGAGGAGGAGGCCGCAGAGGAGCGGCTGAACCGGTTGGACCTGGAACTGGTGGTCGCCGAGGACCGCACCTACAGCGACAGCGCCGAGGCGGGCATGATCGCCGAGACCTCCCCCGGCTTCGACGAGCGGATCCTGCCGGGCGAGACAGTCACCGTGACCCTGTCGAAGGGGCCGCAGGTGGTCGACATGCCCGACATCGTGGGCGAACCCGTGAGCGACGCCCGCGAGCAGTTGGAGGACGCCGGGATCAGCGAGATCGAGGAGGACGAGAAGGTCTCGCACGACGAGCCGCCGGGAACCGTGCTGTCCAGCGACCCGGAGCCGGGTTCCGACGCCGACCGCGAGGAGGCGGTCACCCTGGAGGTCAGCTCCGGCTTCAACGTGCCCGACGTCGTCGGCAGCGAGGAGGATCAGGCACGCACGCAGCTCGAGGACGTCGGGCTGACGGTCGAGGTCGAGCAGGAGTCCAGCGAGGACGTCGACAAGGGCGAGGTCATGTCGCAGGACCCCGAGGGCGGCACCACGGTCGGCGCCGGCGACACGGTCACGCTCACGGTCTCCTCCGGCGAAGAGAAGATCGAGATTCCCGACGTCACCGGCTGGAAGGTCGATGACGCCAAGAAGGAGCTGAAGGACCTCGGCTTCAAGGTGAAGGTCAACGAGGGACTAATCGGCGGGGACCGCGTCCAGAGCTACCGCCCCAACGGCGAGGCCAAGGAGGGCGACGAGATCCAGTTGAACGTCGGCCCGTTCGCCCCGAATGGCGACGGCAACGGCCGCGGAAACGGTGACGACGACGACGGCGACGGCGACGGCGACGACTAG
- a CDS encoding 6-phosphofructokinase produces MRVGVLTGGGDCPGLNAVIRATVRKGIKDYGYEFVGFRDGWRGPLEGDTMPLDRAAVSGILPRGGTILGSSRTNLMKIEGGVERVKDNMAGLGVDALVAIGGEDTLGVARQLHDRDVKVVGVPKTIDNDLNATDYTFGFDTAVNIATEAIDRLHTTAESHHRALIVEVMGRHAGWIALHSGMAAGANVILIPEHPFDIDNVIAHVESRFKTNYAPIIVVAEGAHPKEGQMELSAGDKDAFGHVRLGGIGQRLAEEIESRTGKESRSVVLGHVQRGGTPSAFDRVLATRLGVNAIEAVHELEFGKMVALQGTEIVRVDLSAATDKLKTVPDERYAEAEVFFG; encoded by the coding sequence ATGCGAGTCGGGGTGCTGACCGGTGGCGGTGACTGCCCGGGTCTGAACGCGGTCATCCGCGCGACCGTCCGCAAGGGCATCAAGGACTACGGGTACGAGTTCGTCGGTTTCCGCGACGGCTGGCGCGGCCCGCTCGAAGGCGACACCATGCCGCTGGACCGGGCCGCCGTTAGCGGGATCCTGCCGCGCGGCGGCACGATCCTCGGGTCCTCGCGGACCAACCTGATGAAGATCGAGGGCGGCGTGGAGCGCGTCAAGGACAACATGGCGGGTCTCGGTGTCGACGCGCTGGTCGCCATTGGCGGCGAGGACACGCTCGGCGTCGCGCGCCAGCTGCACGACCGCGACGTCAAGGTCGTCGGGGTCCCGAAGACCATCGACAACGACCTGAACGCGACCGACTACACGTTCGGCTTCGACACTGCGGTGAACATCGCCACCGAGGCGATCGACCGGCTGCACACCACCGCCGAGTCCCACCACCGCGCGCTGATCGTCGAGGTCATGGGACGGCACGCGGGCTGGATCGCGCTGCACTCCGGGATGGCCGCGGGCGCCAACGTCATCCTGATCCCCGAGCACCCCTTCGACATCGACAATGTCATCGCGCACGTCGAGAGCCGTTTCAAGACGAATTACGCCCCGATCATCGTCGTCGCCGAAGGAGCGCACCCCAAGGAGGGGCAGATGGAGCTCAGCGCGGGCGACAAGGACGCCTTCGGGCACGTGCGGCTCGGCGGCATCGGGCAGCGCCTGGCCGAGGAGATCGAGAGCCGCACCGGCAAGGAGTCGCGGTCGGTCGTCCTGGGGCACGTGCAGCGGGGCGGCACACCCTCGGCCTTCGACCGGGTGCTGGCCACCCGCCTTGGCGTGAACGCGATCGAGGCCGTTCACGAGCTGGAGTTCGGCAAGATGGTCGCCCTCCAGGGAACCGAGATCGTCCGGGTCGACCTTTCCGCAGCCACCGACAAGCTCAAGACGGTGCCCGACGAGCGCTACGCCGAGGCCGAGGTCTTCTTCGGCTGA
- the aroF gene encoding 3-deoxy-7-phosphoheptulonate synthase, which yields MVIVMGPDATPEDTDNLVELAASVGGEAYVTRGAGRTIIGLVGDVERFANLDLRAQPGVSDVRRTSAPYRLVSQENAVSRSVVRVGGVPLGGDTTTVIAGPCAVETPEQTLAAARMAQEAGASLLRGGAYKPRTSPYSFQGLGEAGLKILSDVRDETGLPIVTEVVDAADVELVASHADMLQIGARNMQNFALLHAAGEAGRPVLLKRGMTATIEEWLMAAEHIAQRGNLDIVLCERGIRTFENATRNTLDISAVPVAQKLSHLPVIVDPSHSGGQRDLVLPLSRAAIAAGADGVIVDVHPAPETALCDGPQALVDADLAELASAVRALSGLLGRPLAAAPAPEAAVV from the coding sequence ATGGTCATCGTGATGGGACCGGACGCTACTCCGGAAGATACTGACAACCTGGTCGAGCTTGCCGCCTCCGTTGGGGGTGAGGCGTACGTGACCAGAGGAGCCGGCCGGACGATCATCGGGCTCGTGGGGGACGTCGAGCGGTTCGCCAACCTCGACCTGCGCGCGCAACCGGGAGTGAGCGACGTTCGGCGGACCTCCGCGCCCTACAGGCTGGTAAGCCAGGAGAACGCCGTGAGCCGTTCGGTGGTGCGGGTCGGGGGTGTGCCCCTCGGTGGCGACACCACGACCGTGATCGCCGGCCCGTGCGCCGTGGAGACGCCGGAGCAGACCCTCGCGGCGGCCCGGATGGCCCAGGAGGCCGGTGCGTCCCTGCTGCGCGGCGGCGCGTACAAGCCGCGCACCTCGCCCTACTCCTTCCAGGGACTGGGCGAGGCGGGCCTGAAGATCCTCTCGGACGTGCGCGACGAGACGGGCCTGCCCATCGTCACCGAGGTCGTCGACGCGGCCGACGTCGAGCTCGTCGCGTCCCACGCCGACATGCTGCAGATCGGCGCCCGGAACATGCAGAACTTCGCTCTGCTGCACGCCGCCGGCGAGGCCGGCCGGCCCGTCCTGCTCAAGCGGGGGATGACCGCCACCATCGAGGAATGGCTGATGGCCGCCGAGCACATCGCGCAGCGCGGCAACCTCGACATCGTCCTCTGCGAGCGCGGGATCCGCACCTTCGAGAACGCCACCCGCAACACGCTGGACATCAGCGCCGTACCGGTCGCGCAGAAACTGTCCCATCTGCCCGTCATCGTGGACCCGTCGCATTCGGGCGGCCAGCGCGACCTCGTGCTGCCGCTCTCGCGCGCCGCGATCGCCGCCGGGGCCGACGGCGTGATCGTCGACGTGCATCCCGCCCCGGAGACCGCATTGTGCGACGGGCCGCAGGCGCTGGTGGACGCCGACCTCGCCGAGTTGGCCAGCGCGGTGCGTGCCCTCTCAGGCCTGCTGGGGCGCCCTCTGGCCGCGGCCCCCGCACCGGAGGCCGCGGTGGTCTGA
- the glpK gene encoding glycerol kinase GlpK has translation MSVLTIDAGTTGVTALVVGEDGRILARGYQEFPQHYPDSGWVEHVPEEIWQATLASCQAALDRTDQTPSCVGITNQRETAVLWNRKRGNSPRRAIVWQDRRTAGICQELRDLGIESRVTRITGLRLDPYFTATKLTWISRHDKRSWSGVESGDTVVGTVDSYIISRLTGGAVHATDASNASRTLLYDIRAGSWSEEMCELFGVPMEALPEVVGSYGSIGETDPEEFLGVRLPVAGIAGDQQAAMFGQNCYEPGSSKCTYGTGSFVLVNTGHEAVDPEHGLLSTVLWQHPDGTRDYALEGAIFVTGAAVQWLRDGLGLLDSAPQSEAMARAVEDSGGVVFVPALTGLGAPDWDPHARGAVFGITRGTTRSHLARATLDAIAFEVRDVAEAMERASGTSLPELRVDGGASANNLLCQIQADQLAVSVARPVVQETTALGAAFLAGLGTGVWSSTEELKRTWRLDHRFEPGPRKETDYQRWRAAVERAKGWAELG, from the coding sequence ATGTCCGTGCTCACGATCGATGCCGGTACAACGGGCGTTACCGCGCTCGTCGTCGGCGAGGATGGGCGTATCCTCGCCCGTGGTTACCAGGAGTTTCCTCAGCATTACCCGGATTCCGGGTGGGTGGAGCACGTGCCTGAGGAGATCTGGCAGGCGACGCTGGCGTCGTGCCAGGCGGCGCTGGACCGCACGGACCAGACCCCGAGCTGCGTCGGCATCACCAACCAGCGCGAGACCGCCGTTCTGTGGAACCGCAAGCGCGGCAACTCACCGCGCAGGGCGATCGTCTGGCAGGACCGCCGTACCGCGGGAATCTGCCAGGAGTTGCGCGACCTGGGCATCGAGAGCCGGGTGACCAGGATCACCGGGCTGCGCCTGGATCCCTACTTCACCGCCACCAAACTCACCTGGATCAGCCGGCACGACAAGCGGTCCTGGAGCGGCGTGGAATCGGGCGACACCGTGGTGGGAACGGTGGACTCCTATATCATCTCCCGGCTGACCGGCGGGGCCGTGCACGCGACCGACGCCAGCAACGCCTCGCGCACGCTGCTGTACGACATCCGGGCCGGGAGCTGGTCCGAGGAGATGTGCGAGTTGTTCGGCGTCCCGATGGAGGCGCTTCCGGAGGTCGTGGGCTCCTACGGAAGCATCGGCGAGACCGATCCCGAGGAGTTCCTGGGAGTGCGGTTGCCGGTGGCGGGAATCGCCGGCGACCAGCAGGCGGCCATGTTCGGGCAGAACTGCTACGAGCCCGGGTCGTCCAAGTGCACCTACGGCACCGGTTCCTTCGTACTGGTCAACACCGGACATGAGGCGGTCGATCCGGAGCACGGGCTGCTCAGCACGGTCCTGTGGCAGCATCCCGACGGAACGCGGGACTACGCGCTGGAGGGCGCGATCTTTGTCACCGGCGCCGCCGTGCAGTGGCTGCGCGACGGTCTGGGCCTGCTCGACAGCGCCCCGCAGTCCGAGGCGATGGCCCGCGCGGTCGAGGACTCCGGCGGTGTTGTGTTCGTTCCCGCGCTTACCGGTCTCGGCGCTCCGGACTGGGACCCCCATGCCCGCGGTGCGGTGTTCGGCATCACGCGCGGAACCACCCGTTCCCACCTGGCGCGTGCCACGCTGGACGCGATCGCCTTCGAGGTGCGCGATGTCGCCGAGGCGATGGAGCGAGCTTCCGGGACCAGCCTCCCCGAGCTGCGCGTCGATGGCGGGGCGTCGGCGAACAACCTGCTCTGCCAGATCCAGGCCGACCAGCTCGCGGTGAGCGTGGCCCGGCCCGTAGTCCAGGAGACCACCGCCCTGGGGGCGGCCTTCCTCGCCGGTCTCGGGACCGGGGTGTGGAGCTCGACCGAGGAGCTGAAGCGGACCTGGCGGCTTGACCATCGTTTCGAGCCGGGCCCCCGTAAGGAGACCGACTACCAGCGCTGGCGGGCCGCGGTCGAACGTGCCAAGGGCTGGGCCGAGCTGGGCTGA
- the thiI gene encoding tRNA uracil 4-sulfurtransferase ThiI — protein MSASLDTAASTARGDSAGPAAPATAPEPESTRETRAASGPDELCVLLKLGEIVLKGSNRKLFERRLHNNIRSAARDLPDIRLSQRGAGVIVVRMPGASDDQVTELSERLRNVMGIVWVHLVRRVAKDVDTVTDVALRSMEGRSGSFAVRARRRDKRFPMTSSELAGHVGARIKEQHGLPVNLSAPDNRVFIEVDKDEAFVFTDGIPGQGGLPAGMSGRALVLMSGGIDSPVAAHRMMRRGLKVDFLHFSGMPFTGPESIYKAYSLVRQLDRFQVGSRLFVVPFGKAQQQLRTSGMERLQIVAQRRLMLKTAEAMADNLRAEALITGDALGQVSSQTLTNMTALDDSVDLPILRPLLGMDKSEIMDQARRIGTLSISELPDEDCCTMLTPRQAETAAKIGDLRQIEKRLDAEELAEYLVSTAQAHRPSFLGDTEPAQPATAAR, from the coding sequence ATGTCCGCGTCGCTCGACACCGCGGCCAGCACAGCGCGAGGGGATAGCGCAGGCCCGGCGGCGCCGGCCACGGCGCCGGAGCCCGAGAGCACTCGGGAGACCCGCGCCGCCTCCGGCCCCGACGAGCTCTGCGTCCTGCTGAAGCTCGGCGAGATCGTCCTGAAGGGCAGCAACCGCAAGCTCTTCGAACGCCGGCTGCACAACAACATCCGCTCGGCCGCACGTGACCTTCCCGACATCAGGCTCTCCCAGCGGGGAGCGGGCGTCATCGTCGTGCGGATGCCCGGCGCGTCCGACGATCAGGTCACCGAGCTCAGTGAGCGCCTGCGCAACGTCATGGGGATCGTCTGGGTGCACCTGGTCCGCCGGGTCGCCAAGGACGTCGACACGGTCACCGACGTCGCCCTGCGCTCCATGGAGGGACGCTCCGGCAGCTTCGCGGTGCGCGCCCGACGCCGCGATAAGCGCTTCCCGATGACCTCCTCCGAGCTGGCCGGCCACGTGGGTGCCAGGATCAAGGAGCAGCACGGGCTCCCGGTCAACCTCTCCGCCCCGGACAACAGAGTGTTCATCGAGGTCGACAAGGACGAGGCCTTCGTGTTCACCGACGGCATCCCCGGACAGGGCGGCCTGCCCGCCGGCATGAGCGGCCGCGCGCTGGTCCTGATGTCGGGCGGGATCGACTCGCCTGTCGCGGCACACCGGATGATGCGCCGCGGTCTCAAGGTCGACTTCCTGCACTTCTCCGGCATGCCGTTCACCGGGCCGGAGTCCATCTACAAGGCGTACAGCCTGGTGCGCCAGCTCGACCGGTTCCAGGTGGGGTCGCGGCTGTTCGTCGTCCCCTTCGGTAAGGCCCAGCAGCAGTTGCGGACCTCCGGAATGGAGCGGCTGCAGATCGTCGCGCAGCGCCGGCTGATGCTCAAGACCGCCGAGGCGATGGCCGACAACCTGCGCGCCGAGGCGCTCATCACCGGCGACGCGCTCGGGCAGGTCTCCAGCCAGACGCTGACCAACATGACGGCCCTGGACGACTCGGTCGACCTGCCGATCCTGCGCCCGCTGCTCGGCATGGACAAGTCCGAGATCATGGACCAGGCGCGCAGGATCGGCACGTTGTCCATCTCCGAGCTGCCCGACGAGGACTGCTGCACGATGCTCACGCCGCGCCAGGCGGAGACCGCGGCCAAGATCGGCGACCTGCGCCAGATCGAGAAGCGGCTGGACGCCGAGGAGCTGGCCGAGTACCTCGTCAGCACGGCCCAGGCGCACCGGCCCAGCTTCCTCGGCGACACCGAGCCGGCGCAGCCCGCGACCGCTGCCCGCTGA
- a CDS encoding alpha/beta hydrolase produces the protein MPLLAGAEPYSGRGDGTGALLCHGFTGSPQSMRPWAEHLAAAGLTVELPRLPGHGTRWQDMRTTTSDHWFAEVENALLRLHRDCDEVFVMGMSLGGCLALRLAAAHPDKVAGVVLVNPSLVLENPLLPLAPLLKWIVPSTKGLAGDIRKPGIEEVGYDRVPTAAAATLPKLWRATRRGIPAITAPILAYRSDEDHVIGPRSLRMLGSKAVTTLTVHTLRHSFHVATLDHDAATIFDGSLAFVREHSRSGEGTNR, from the coding sequence ATGCCGCTACTGGCGGGAGCCGAACCGTACAGCGGGCGCGGCGACGGCACCGGCGCTCTGCTGTGCCACGGGTTCACCGGCTCCCCGCAGTCGATGCGCCCCTGGGCCGAGCACCTCGCCGCCGCCGGGCTGACCGTGGAGCTACCGCGGCTGCCGGGGCACGGGACCAGGTGGCAGGACATGCGCACGACCACCAGCGACCACTGGTTCGCCGAGGTCGAGAACGCCCTGCTGCGCCTGCACCGCGACTGCGACGAGGTCTTCGTCATGGGGATGTCGCTGGGCGGCTGCCTGGCACTGCGGCTCGCCGCGGCGCACCCCGACAAGGTCGCCGGCGTGGTGCTGGTCAACCCCTCGCTGGTGCTGGAGAACCCGCTGCTGCCGCTCGCCCCGTTACTGAAGTGGATTGTGCCCTCCACAAAGGGTCTGGCCGGCGACATCAGGAAACCCGGCATCGAGGAGGTCGGCTACGACCGGGTGCCCACGGCCGCCGCCGCGACACTCCCGAAGTTGTGGCGAGCCACCCGGCGCGGCATCCCGGCGATTACCGCCCCGATCCTGGCCTACCGCAGCGACGAGGACCATGTGATAGGTCCGCGGAGCCTGCGTATGCTCGGCAGTAAGGCGGTCACCACCCTGACCGTGCACACATTGCGGCACAGTTTCCACGTCGCCACCCTGGACCACGACGCCGCAACCATCTTCGACGGGAGCCTCGCGTTCGTGCGCGAGCACAGCAGAAGCGGGGAAGGAACGAACCGATGA